A single window of Colletotrichum destructivum chromosome 9, complete sequence DNA harbors:
- a CDS encoding Putative Band 7 domain, Stomatin/HflK family, STML2-like extension, Band 7/SPFH domain superfamily yields MASAVTKAVLSPPLRRALFQSRGFQTSTKSLLPSAFGSASSIPPSYFQKPSLPANTVIRFVPQQTAWIVERMGKFNRILEPGLAILVPFIDRISYVKSLKENALEIPSQSAITADNVTLELDGVLYTRVFDAYKASYGVEDAEYAISQLAQTTMRSEIGQLTLDHVLKERAALNTNITAAINEAAQAWGVTCLRYEIRDIHAPAGVVEAMHRQVTAERSKRAEILESEGQRQSAINIAEGKKQSVILASEAMRSEQINRASGEAEAILMKAKATAAGIDAVAKSIANGEEAAQGAMSLSVAEKYVDAFAKLAKESTAVVVPGNVGDIGGMIATGLSVYGKVGQAQAKAMAKQIVNKESEGESGDDAHAPKEPKALKDSVLESFDETAGNR; encoded by the exons ATGGCTTCGGCGGTAACCAAGGCCGTCCTCTCTCCGCCGCTGCGACGAGCTCTCTTCCAGTCGCGCGGTTTCCAGACCAGCACCAAGAGCCTACTCCCATCGGCCTTCGGCTCTGCTTCCAGCATCCCCCCGTCCTACTTCCAGAAGCCGTCGCTCCCCGCCAACACGGTCATCCGCTTCGTCCCCCAACAGACGGCATGGATCGTCGAGCGTATGGGAAAGTTCAACCGCATCCTCGAACCGGGTCTGGCCATCCTCGTGCCCTTCATCGACCGCATCTCATACGTCAAGTCGCTTAAGGAAAACGCCCTCGAGATCCCCAGCCAGAGCGCCATCACGGCCGACAACGTcaccctcgagctcgacggtgTCCTGTACACGCGTGTCTTTGATGCCTACAAGGCCAG TTACGGAGTCGAAGATGCTGAATACGCCATCTCCCAGCTGGCGCAAACCACGATGCGATCCGAGATCGGCCAGCTGACGCTCGACCACGTCCTCAAGGAGCGCGCCgccctcaacaccaacatcacGGCTGCCATCaacgaggcggcgcaggcctGGGGCGTCACCTGCCTGCGTTACGAGATCCGAGACATCCACGCGCCGGCCGGCGTGGTCGAGGCCATGCACCGACAGGTCACGGCCGAACGCTCAAAGCGAGCCGAGATTTTGGAGTCGGAGGGTCAGCGGCAGTCGGCCATCAACATCGCCGAGGGTAAGAAGCAGAGCGTCATCCTCGCCTCTGAGGCGATGCGGTCCGAGCAGATCAACAGGGCGTCGGGTGAGGCGGAGGCGATTCTCATgaaggccaaggcgacggcggccggcatcgacgccgttgccaagagcatcgccaacggcgaaGAGGCGGCGCAGGGCGCTATGAGCCTgtccgtcgccgagaagtACGTCGACGCGTTCgccaagctggccaaggagagCACGGCGGTGGTCGTCCCCGGAAacgtcggcgacatcggAGGCATGATCGCCACGGGCCTGAGCGTTTACGGCAAGGTCGGCCAGGCGCAGGCCAAGGCGATGGCGAAGCAGATTGTCAACAAGGAGTCGGAAGGAGAGTCGGGCGACGATGCGCATGCGCCGAAGGAGCCCAAGGCCCTGAAGGACTCAGTGCTTGAGAGCTTTGACGAGACGGCGGGCAACAGGTGA
- a CDS encoding Putative ubiquitin-conjugating enzyme E2, ubiquitin-conjugating enzyme/RWD yields the protein MSAKVPRNFRLLEELEKGEKGLGAEACSYGLNDAEDLLMSDWNGTILGPPHSVHENRIYSLKMHCGPNYPDEPPTIQFISQVNLPCVNSRNGVVDPKQLPCLANWKRDNTMETVLIELRRYMAAPANKKIPQPPEGSSYQ from the exons ATGAGCGCAAAGGTTCCCCGCAACTTCAGactcctcgaggagctcgagaagggcgagaagggcctTGGAGCAG AGGCTTGCTCCTACGGCTTGAACGATGCTGAAGACCTCCTGATGTCCGACTGGAACGGCACCATCCTGGGGCCCCCTCAC AGTGTCCACGAGAACCGAATTTACTCCCTCAAGATGCACTGCGGCCCTAACTACCCTGACGAGCCCCCGACGATACAGTTCATCAGTCAGGTCAACCTGCCCTGCGTCAACTCCCGCAACGGTGTCGTCGACCCCAAGCAGCTTCCCTGCCTGGCTAACTGGAAGAGGGACAACACCATGGAGACGGTCCTGATTGAACTTAGAAG ATACATGGCGGCCCCTGCAAACAAGAAGATCCCCCAGCCCCCCGAAGGGTCGTCGTACCAGTAA